A stretch of the Medicago truncatula cultivar Jemalong A17 chromosome 5, MtrunA17r5.0-ANR, whole genome shotgun sequence genome encodes the following:
- the LOC11408229 gene encoding glutamyl-tRNA(Gln) amidotransferase subunit B, chloroplastic/mitochondrial — protein sequence MSYTIFRTFQLHPFLLYPTSILKLQNRFFHSTTIKATQSQQTQTQTKHSTSTQSKKLNNLPKDYEPIIGIETHVQLSTNTKAFCNCPYNYGSFPNTSICPVCMGLPGALPVLNSKVIEFAVKLGLALNCELAFDSKFDRKQYFYPDLPKGYQISQFDVPIASSGFLDVDIPLEYGGGHKRFGITRVHMEEDAGKLLHTENGNYSQVDLNRAGVPLLEIVSEPDMRNGIEAAEYAAELQRLVRYLGVSNGNMQEGSLRCDVNVSVRPIGQSKFGTKVEVKNLNSFASMSRAIDFEIARQVQLHSQGQADQIVQETRSWEEGSQRTITMRKKEGLADYRYFPEPDLPSVILYQEYVDGIKNSLPELPEGKRRRYEKMGLGMQDVLFLANDKNIAEFFDATLAKGADAKLVANWIMSDIAGFMKNEKLTINDIKLTPEELAELIASIKDGTISGKIGKEILFELLAEGGSVKEIIEKKDLVQITDPVEIEKMVDKAIADNPKQVEQYRGGKTKLQGFFAGQVMKASKGKANPGLLNKILLEKLNS from the exons ATGTCTTACACAATTTTCAGAACCTTCCAACTTCACCCTTTTCTACTCTATCCAACCTCAATCCTCAAACTACAAAACCGTTTTTTCCATTCCACAACAATAAAAGCCACACAATcccaacaaacacaaacacaaaccaaaCATTCAACAAGTACACAATCAAAAAAACTCAACAATCTCCCAAAAGATTACGAACCAATAATCGGAATCGAAACACACGTACAGCTCTCAACAAACACCAAAGCCTTTTGCAACTGTCCCTACAATTACGGCTCATTTCCAAACACCAGCATTTGTCCAGTTTGTATGGGGTTACCTGGTGCTTTACCTGTTTTAAACAGTAAGGTTATTGAGTTTGCTGTTAAATTAGGACTGGCGCTTAATTGCGAATTAGCTTTTGATTCTAAGTTTGATAGGAAACAGTATTTTTATCCTGATTTGCCTAAAGGGTATCAGATTTCGCAATTTGATGTTCCGATTGCGAGTTCTGGGTTTCTTGATGTTGATATTCCTTTGGAGTATGGTGGTGGGCATAAGAGGTTTGGGATTACTAGGGTTCATATGGAAGAGGATGCTGGGAAGTTATTGCATACTGAAAATGGGAATTATTCTCAG GTTGATCTAAACAGGGCAGGGGTACCTTTGCTAGAGATAGTTTCTGAGCCTGACATGAGAAATGGTATTGAAGCAGCAGAATATGCAGCAGAATTACAGAGATTGGTTAGGTATTTGGGAGTCAGCAATGGAAATATGCAGGAAGGTTCTCTTCGTTGCGATGTAAATGTATCAGTACGACCCATTGGGCAGTCAAAGTTTGGGACAAAG GTTGAAGTGAAAAATTTGAACTCATTTGCATCAATGAGCAGAgctattgattttgaaattgcaaGGCAGGTGCAACTTCATAGTCAAGGTCAAGCAGATCAGATAGTACAGGAAACTCGATCTTGGGAAGAAGGCTCTCAG AGAACTATAACAATGAGAAAAAAGGAAGGGCTTGCTGATTATCGATATTTTCCAGAACCAGACCTTCCATCAGTAATCCTTTACCAAGAATATGTAGATGGCATTAAAAATTCTTTACCGGAGCTTCCTGAAGGAAAACGTAGAAGATATGAAAAGATGGGATTAGGCATGCAAGATGTTCTTTTCCTAGctaatgataaaaat ATTGCAGAATTTTTTGATGCTACTCTTGCAAAGGGTGCTGATGCAAAGCTAGTTGCCAACTGGATAATGAGTGACATTGCTGGCTTCATgaaaaacgaaaagttgaccaTAAATGACATTAAGCTTACACCTGAAGAATTGGCTGAGTTGATTGCTTCCATTAAAGATGGAACCATCAGTGGCAAGATCGGGAAGGAG ATACTATTTGAGCTGTTAGCCGAGGGTGGAAGTGTCAAGGAAATCATAGAAAAGAAGGACTTGGTTCAG ATAACAGATCctgttgaaattgaaaaaatggtGGACAAAGCGATCGCAGATAATCCGAAACAGGTCGAGCAATACCGAGGAGGCAAAACTAAACTCCAAGGTTTTTTTGCTGGCCAG GTAATGAAGGCATCTAAAGGCAAGGCAAACCCAGGTCTACTTAACAAGATTCTCTTGGagaaattgaattcataa
- the LOC11408228 gene encoding subtilisin-like protease SBT5.3, giving the protein MTGVWPESKSFNDEGYGPIPKKWHGTCQTAKGNPDNFHCNRKLIGARYFNKGYLAMPIPIRDPNETFNSARDFDGHGSHTLSTVGGNFVANASVFGNGRGTASGGSPKARVAAYKVCWGDLCHDADILAGFEAAISDGVDVLSVSLGRNFPVEFHNSSISIGSFHAVANNIIVVSGGGNSGPDPSTVSNLEPWTLTVAASTIDRDFTSYVILGNKKILKGKSLSEHELPRHKLYPLISAADAKFDHVSTVEALLCINGSLDSHKAKGKILVCLRGNNGRVKKGVEASRVGAVGMILANDEASGGEIISDAHVLPASHVNFKDGNVILKYVNYTKSPIAYITRVKTQLGVKASPSIAAFSSRGPNILAPSILKPDITAPGVKIIAAYSEALPRSPSESDKRRTPFNIMSGTSMACPHVAGLVALLKSVHPDWSPAVIKSAIMTTATTKDNIGGHLLDSSQEEATPNAYGAGHVRPNLAADPGLVYDLNITDYLNFLCGHGYNNSQLKLFYGRPYTCPKSFNLIDFNYPAIIVPNFKIGQPLNVTRTVTNVGSPSRYRVHIQAPTGFLVSVKPNRLNFKKNGEKREFKVTLTLKKGTTYKTDYVFGKLIWTDGKHQVATPIAIKYPH; this is encoded by the exons ATGACAGGTGTTTGGCCAGAATCTAAGAGTTTTAATGATGAAGGATATGGTCCAATCCCTAAAAAGTGGCATGGAACTTGTCAAACTGCTAAAGGGAATCCAGATAACTTTCACTGCAACAG GAAGCTTATTGGAGCAAGATATTTTAACAAAGGCTATCTGGCAATGCCAATTCCTATTAGAGACCCAAATGAAACATTCAATAGTGCACGTGACTTTGATGGTCATGGTTCACATACTTTATCAACTGTTGGAGGAAATTTCGTTGCTAATGCGAGTGTATTTGGCAATGGCCGAGGAACAGCAAGTGGTGGATCACCAAAAGCTCGAGTTGCAGCCTATAAGGTTTGCTGGGGGGATTTATGTCATGATGCAGATATTTTGGCTGGTTTTGAAGCTGCAATAAGTGATGGTGTTGATGTACTTTCAGTGTCTTTGGGTAGAAATTTTCCTGTTGAATTTCACAATAGCAGTATTTCCATAGGGTCTTTCCATGCAGTTGCCAACAACATCATTGTTGTGTCTGGTGGAGGAAATTCAGGACCTGATCCTAGTACTGTATCCAACTTGGAACCTTGGACACTTACAGTTGCTGCAAGCACAATTGATCGAGATTTCACAAGCTATGTTATTCTTGGTAACAAGAAAATACTCAAG GGAAAGAGCCTTTCAGAGCATGAACTACCGCGGCATAAGTTGTATCCATTGATTAGTGCTGCTGATGCCAAATTTGATCATGTGTCAACGGTAGAAGC CCTCTTGTGCATTAATGGATCTCTTGATTCTCATAAAGCAAAGGGAAAAATATTGGTATGTCTTCGAGGTAACAATGGTAGAGTTAAAAAGGGTGTAGAAGCTTCTCGAGTAGGTGCTGTTGGAATGATTTTGGCTAATGACGAGGCTTCAGGCGGTGAAATTATATCTGACGCTCATGTGCTTCCCGCTTCACATGTTAACTTTAAAGATGGAAACgtcattttaaaatatgtcaATTACACCAA GTCTCCTATAGCTTATATTACTAGAGTTAAAACACAATTGGGTGTAAAGGCATCTCCATCTATAGCTGCATTTTCATCAAGAGGACCAAATATCCTTGCCCCTTCAATCCTTAAG CCTGACATCACTGCACCAGGAGTCAAAATAATTGCAGCTTATAGTGAAGCTTTACCTCGTTCACCAAGTGAATCTGATAAGCGAAGAACTCCTTTTAATATTATGTCAGGCACTTCGATGGCATGTCCTCATGTTGCTGGACTTGTTGCGCTGCTCAAATCTGTCCATCCTGATTGGAGTCCAGCTGTTATCAAGTCAGCAATCATGACTACAG caacaacaaaagacaacatCGGAGGTCATTTGTTGGATTCATCGCAAGAAGAAGCAACTCCTAATGCATATGGTGCAGGGCACGTTCGACCTAATCTTGCAGCAGATCCTGGACTTGTGTATGACCTAAATATAACTGATTATTTGAACTTTTTATGTGGTCATGGATACAACAACTCCCAACTTAAATTGTTCTATGGAAGACCTTACACTTGTCCCAAATCCTTCAATTTAATTGATTTCAATTATCCAGCCATCATAGTTCcgaactttaaaattggacagCCTTTGAACGTTACTCGTACTGTAACCAATGTCGGGTCTCCAAGCAGGTATAGAGTGCATATCCAAGCACCCACAGGATTTCTAGTTTCAGTGAAGCCTAACAGactaaattttaagaaaaatggtgaaaaaagAGAGTTCAAGGTTACATTAACCTTGAAGAAAGGAACTACATATAAGACTGATTACGTCTTTGGAAAATTGATTTGGACCGATGGAAAACATCAAGTTGCGACTCCTATTGCAATAAAGTATCCACATTAG